A window of Tautonia plasticadhaerens contains these coding sequences:
- a CDS encoding CRTAC1 family protein, producing MPIPQGMMIAAPRSWSAASAIVLNLSALALLAPAPGCRPGAGAGPAPGPSPAATAAPSPPRPATAAPGSGMGSTSVNLPRLPEFEPPAEGAGTIRFRDATEGSGVDFVHRSGNSPEKHFPTANGSGVALIDFDGDGRLDLYFATTRELPLDAPSASAGNRLYRNLGGGRFEDATGAAGVGYNGFCHGAVVGDFDGNTHPDLYLANLGPNVLYLNNGDGTFRDSSAGSGADLDAWNSGSAALDFDGDGHLDLYVTAYGRWSEADADRYCGDQAKGVRTYCSPLSITPSRHFLLRNRGDGTFEDATESAGIFREDGRGLGVVAADVDGDDLADLYVANDLCPNFLFLNKGDGTFEDATERSGASRSESGFDQAGMGVDAEDVTGDGQPELLVTNFRGDSNTLYRNLGGGLFHDVSAWAGIVNDSMPEVGWACGLADLDNDGLPDMAAFNGHVDDNLPRLGQDVPYAEPSKVWRNLGDGRYRLVRDPGPFFSIDHVARGAAFGDLDDDGDLDVAVSRMDGPPALLLNESDPGNWIRFELVGRGGRPVVGGSVEVHLGGRAIRRLAKGGGSYLSSNDPRILVGLGPAEEVDRAVVRWPGGGTTELSGPELGRTHRVVEGDEPPGGPDPGAGGRAE from the coding sequence ATGCCGATACCCCAAGGGATGATGATCGCGGCACCTCGGTCGTGGTCGGCCGCCTCCGCGATCGTCCTCAACCTGTCCGCCCTCGCCCTGCTCGCCCCCGCGCCGGGCTGCCGGCCGGGAGCCGGGGCGGGCCCGGCCCCCGGGCCCTCCCCGGCGGCGACCGCCGCCCCGTCGCCACCCCGCCCGGCGACCGCCGCCCCGGGATCGGGCATGGGGTCGACCTCGGTCAACCTGCCGAGGCTCCCCGAGTTCGAGCCCCCCGCCGAGGGGGCCGGGACCATCCGGTTCCGGGACGCCACCGAGGGCTCCGGCGTCGACTTCGTCCACCGATCCGGCAACAGCCCCGAGAAGCATTTCCCCACCGCCAACGGCAGCGGCGTCGCCCTGATCGACTTCGACGGCGACGGCCGGCTCGACCTCTACTTCGCCACCACCCGGGAGCTACCGCTCGACGCCCCCTCGGCCTCGGCGGGCAACCGCCTCTACCGAAATCTCGGCGGCGGCCGGTTCGAGGACGCCACCGGGGCCGCCGGGGTCGGCTACAATGGCTTCTGCCACGGCGCCGTGGTCGGGGACTTCGACGGAAACACGCATCCCGACCTCTACCTCGCCAACCTCGGGCCGAACGTGCTCTACCTGAACAACGGCGACGGCACCTTCCGGGATTCGAGCGCGGGCTCGGGGGCCGACCTCGACGCCTGGAACTCCGGCTCCGCCGCGCTCGACTTCGACGGCGACGGCCACCTCGACCTCTACGTGACCGCCTACGGTCGCTGGTCCGAGGCCGACGCCGATCGCTATTGCGGCGACCAGGCCAAGGGGGTGCGGACGTATTGCTCGCCGCTCTCGATCACGCCGAGCCGCCACTTCCTGCTCCGGAACCGGGGGGACGGCACGTTCGAGGACGCCACCGAGTCGGCCGGGATCTTCCGGGAGGACGGCCGGGGCCTCGGGGTGGTGGCGGCGGACGTCGACGGCGACGACCTGGCCGACCTCTACGTCGCCAACGACCTCTGCCCCAACTTCCTCTTCCTGAACAAGGGGGACGGCACCTTTGAGGACGCCACCGAGCGGTCCGGCGCCTCCCGGTCCGAGTCCGGCTTCGACCAGGCCGGGATGGGCGTGGACGCCGAGGACGTGACCGGGGACGGCCAGCCCGAATTGCTGGTGACCAACTTCCGGGGGGACTCCAACACGCTCTACCGCAACCTCGGCGGCGGCCTCTTCCACGACGTCTCGGCCTGGGCCGGCATCGTCAACGACAGCATGCCCGAGGTCGGCTGGGCCTGCGGCCTGGCCGACCTGGATAACGACGGCCTCCCCGACATGGCCGCCTTCAACGGGCACGTGGATGATAACCTGCCGAGGCTCGGCCAGGACGTCCCCTACGCCGAGCCGTCGAAGGTCTGGCGGAACCTCGGCGACGGCCGATACCGCCTCGTCCGGGATCCGGGCCCGTTTTTCTCCATCGACCACGTCGCCCGGGGCGCTGCCTTCGGCGACCTGGACGACGACGGCGATTTGGACGTGGCCGTCAGCCGCATGGACGGCCCCCCGGCGCTGCTGCTCAACGAGTCGGACCCGGGGAACTGGATCCGGTTCGAGCTGGTCGGCCGGGGCGGCAGGCCGGTGGTGGGCGGCAGCGTCGAGGTCCACCTGGGGGGCCGGGCGATCCGCCGCCTGGCGAAGGGGGGCGGCAGCTACCTCTCGTCGAACGACCCGAGGATCCTGGTCGGCCTCGGCCCGGCCGAGGAGGTCGATCGGGCCGTGGTCCGCTGGCCGGGCGGGGGCACGACCGAGCTGTCGGGGCCCGAACTCGGCCGGACGCACCGGGTCGTCGAGGGGGACGAGCCTCCGGGGGGGCCCGACCCCGGGGCCGGGGGGCGGGCCGAATGA
- the holB gene encoding DNA polymerase III subunit delta', with product MVEDLRRAASGGRFPHALLFVGPEGVGKKTLARRLAQAMFCERRPESALDPCGECPSCRQVASGDHPDLYEVARPEDKHDLPIDAIRALEHDLGLKPMRGSRKVAIVDDADHLNEQAANAFLKTLEEPPDGAILILVGTASELQLDTILSRCRVVRFDPLPEADLAAILLDRELAADADEASRLARLGEGSVSRALSLADPALTDFRRRLVDELATPGPLDGPDLSKRLEEFINEAGKESLPRRTRAAAIFQELARFFRSVLWQAAGLDAPSPDPDDRRAAASIASRLEPEDVFLLAERCLEAEYHLRRRSYLPLLLDALCRDLSRLLSGRR from the coding sequence GTGGTCGAAGACCTCCGCCGGGCGGCCTCCGGCGGCCGGTTCCCCCATGCGCTGCTGTTCGTCGGGCCCGAGGGGGTGGGCAAGAAGACCCTCGCCCGACGCCTGGCCCAGGCCATGTTCTGCGAGCGGAGGCCCGAGTCGGCCCTGGACCCCTGCGGCGAGTGCCCCTCCTGCCGGCAAGTCGCCTCGGGGGACCACCCGGATCTGTACGAGGTCGCCCGGCCGGAGGACAAGCACGACCTGCCGATCGACGCCATCCGGGCCCTGGAGCACGACCTCGGGCTGAAGCCGATGCGGGGCTCCCGCAAGGTCGCCATCGTCGACGACGCCGACCACCTCAACGAGCAGGCCGCCAACGCCTTCCTCAAGACCCTGGAGGAGCCCCCCGATGGCGCCATCCTGATCCTCGTCGGCACCGCCAGCGAGCTGCAGCTTGACACCATCCTCTCCCGGTGCCGGGTCGTCCGCTTCGACCCGCTCCCCGAGGCCGACCTGGCCGCGATACTGCTCGACCGGGAGCTGGCCGCCGACGCCGACGAGGCCTCCCGCCTCGCCCGGCTGGGTGAGGGGAGCGTCTCCCGGGCCCTGAGCCTGGCCGACCCGGCCCTGACCGACTTCCGCCGCCGGCTGGTGGACGAGCTGGCCACCCCCGGCCCCCTGGACGGCCCGGATCTCTCCAAACGGCTCGAGGAATTCATCAACGAGGCGGGCAAGGAGAGCCTGCCCCGCCGCACCCGGGCCGCCGCGATCTTCCAGGAGCTGGCCCGCTTCTTCCGCTCGGTGCTCTGGCAGGCCGCCGGCCTCGACGCCCCCTCGCCCGACCCCGACGACCGCCGGGCCGCCGCCTCGATCGCCTCCCGCCTGGAGCCCGAGGACGTCTTCCTGCTCGCCGAGCGCTGCCTGGAGGCCGAGTACCACCTCCGGCGTCGTTCCTACCTGCCCCTCCTGCTCGACGCCCTTTGCCGCGACCTCTCCCGGCTGCTCTCCGGCCGTCGCTGA
- a CDS encoding biotin/lipoyl-containing protein → MPASIRTGRQPGFAMRLEAVVLPELGTDPDEPIIISHWFASRGDEVWEGDRLVEVLVGPATFDVPAPRSGRVAEIRGREDDRVWPGSVLGLLLVPDDGTDGGSPTPDDAPGRPRP, encoded by the coding sequence GTGCCGGCCTCGATCCGCACGGGCCGTCAGCCAGGGTTCGCCATGCGCCTGGAGGCAGTGGTCCTGCCCGAGCTGGGAACCGACCCGGACGAGCCGATCATCATCAGCCACTGGTTCGCGTCTCGGGGAGACGAGGTGTGGGAGGGGGACCGGCTCGTCGAGGTCCTGGTGGGCCCGGCGACCTTCGACGTCCCCGCCCCCCGGTCCGGCCGCGTGGCCGAGATCCGAGGCCGGGAGGACGATCGGGTCTGGCCGGGGTCCGTCCTGGGGCTGTTGCTCGTGCCGGATGATGGCACCGACGGCGGATCGCCGACGCCGGACGACGCCCCCGGACGACCTCGCCCATGA
- a CDS encoding tetratricopeptide repeat protein encodes MTGRSRISLAASALGWTMLAAGIGWAGWMMVRPVPSLDEAAALATAGDYDAAEARVEVLLKARPASSPGHLLAAQVLLDRPPPEGDDADRLLLDRADRAAGHLDRVRPEGGATAAIVALYRGKADYYRKRMAQAEAHWLEALRLDPQVPEAGWSLLDLYYLQGRDGEGRDLALRLHGVEPDRHDRVQLLLELVRQDAMPLAPGAVVERFRPVVERHPDDLHSAIALGLGLVRDSKAPEGLELLRREVERRPENPDAWDALLTGLDDAGEVALMARTIEQLPPGLADSPGFARHFGRIAQERGDWAASAEAYRRAVADDPEDTRLRYRLGRALRNAGDVEGADRLDARLARSEAASKEVRDLYDRANAEENLGDPALVPLYRTIADQRERLGRPREALAWHRLVLEARPDDPEGLAAVARLRGQVDGAETIDETIQDEPPSS; translated from the coding sequence ATGACGGGTCGATCCCGGATCAGCCTGGCGGCGTCGGCGCTCGGCTGGACGATGCTCGCGGCGGGCATCGGCTGGGCCGGCTGGATGATGGTCCGCCCGGTCCCCTCGCTCGACGAGGCGGCGGCCCTGGCCACGGCGGGCGACTACGACGCGGCGGAAGCCCGGGTCGAGGTGCTCCTGAAGGCCCGGCCCGCCAGCTCCCCGGGCCACCTGCTCGCCGCCCAGGTCCTGCTCGACCGCCCCCCGCCCGAGGGGGACGACGCCGACCGCCTGCTGCTCGACCGTGCCGACCGGGCCGCCGGGCACCTCGACCGCGTCCGGCCCGAGGGGGGCGCGACGGCCGCCATCGTCGCCCTCTACCGGGGCAAGGCCGACTATTACCGCAAGCGGATGGCCCAGGCCGAGGCGCACTGGCTCGAGGCACTTCGGCTCGACCCGCAGGTGCCCGAGGCCGGGTGGTCGCTGCTCGACCTTTATTACCTCCAGGGGAGGGACGGGGAGGGGAGGGATCTCGCCCTCCGGCTCCACGGGGTGGAGCCCGACCGGCACGACCGCGTCCAGCTCCTGCTGGAACTGGTCCGGCAGGACGCGATGCCGCTGGCGCCGGGGGCGGTGGTGGAGCGGTTCCGCCCGGTCGTCGAGCGGCATCCCGACGACCTGCACTCGGCGATCGCGCTGGGGCTGGGCCTGGTCCGGGACAGCAAGGCCCCCGAGGGCCTGGAACTGCTCCGCCGGGAGGTCGAGCGCCGCCCCGAAAACCCCGACGCCTGGGACGCGCTGCTCACCGGGCTGGACGACGCCGGGGAGGTCGCCCTGATGGCCCGGACGATCGAGCAGCTCCCCCCCGGTCTGGCCGATTCCCCCGGATTCGCCCGCCACTTCGGCCGGATCGCGCAGGAGCGGGGCGACTGGGCCGCCTCGGCCGAGGCCTACCGCCGGGCGGTGGCGGACGACCCGGAGGACACCCGGCTGCGCTACCGCCTCGGCCGGGCCCTCCGCAACGCCGGGGACGTCGAGGGGGCCGACCGGCTCGACGCCCGGCTGGCGCGTTCCGAGGCGGCCTCGAAGGAGGTCCGGGACCTGTACGACCGGGCCAACGCCGAGGAGAACCTCGGCGACCCGGCCCTCGTCCCGCTCTACCGCACCATCGCCGACCAGCGGGAGCGGCTGGGGAGGCCCCGTGAGGCCCTCGCCTGGCACCGGCTCGTGCTGGAGGCCCGGCCCGACGACCCGGAGGGCCTGGCGGCGGTCGCCCGGCTCCGGGGTCAGGTCGACGGCGCCGAGACGATCGACGAAACCATCCAAGACGAACCCCCGTCCTCCTGA
- a CDS encoding NUDIX domain-containing protein — protein sequence MSPFFERSAGVLPFRVAEDGTTLYLVLHSATVRNPRARWEFPKGGMDPGETTRQTAAREFQEETGLTDWSFREGFERSLSYTYLRQGRKVLKTVVYYVVEVHDAAALTCSSEHMPDPTGHWHHWGSFDRISRLLYHAKIRHLFADAHEWLTGEPVRGPDR from the coding sequence ATGAGCCCCTTCTTCGAGCGATCCGCCGGCGTCCTCCCGTTCCGGGTCGCCGAGGACGGGACGACCCTGTACCTGGTGCTCCACTCCGCCACCGTGCGCAACCCCCGCGCCCGCTGGGAGTTCCCCAAGGGCGGCATGGACCCCGGCGAGACCACCCGGCAGACCGCCGCCCGGGAGTTCCAGGAGGAGACCGGCCTGACCGACTGGAGCTTCCGGGAGGGGTTCGAGCGCAGCCTCTCCTACACCTACCTCCGGCAGGGGCGCAAGGTCCTCAAGACCGTCGTCTACTACGTCGTCGAGGTCCACGACGCCGCCGCGCTGACCTGCTCCTCCGAGCACATGCCCGACCCCACCGGCCACTGGCACCACTGGGGCTCCTTCGACCGGATCTCCCGACTACTCTACCACGCCAAGATCCGCCACCTCTTCGCCGACGCCCACGAGTGGCTCACCGGGGAGCCCGTCCGGGGGCCCGACCGCTGA
- a CDS encoding PQQ-dependent sugar dehydrogenase: MSRLLRSLGLLPVFVSVAMLVPGWFGPPDPPADPTASPDPEASGRVPWTSSRVVGSPEPPRPYTVEVAFPKLTFDRPLELAFVPGTDRLAVAQSGGRVVTFANDPGADRADLLLDLKAVEPKFAALYGLAFHPDFGRNGRFYACYTVGYAIDDGTRVSEFRVDPDRRDPPRADPASERILITWYAGGHNGGSLKFGPKDGYLYISAGDGADPTPPDPFLAGQDLGTLMSKVMRIDVDAQDPGRAYRVPPDNPFVGLEGARPEVWAYGFRNPWRMGFDRESGDLWLGDVGWELWELVHRVEEGGNYGWSLMEGSQPVMPDGPRGPTPISPPIVQHPHSEAASMTGGFVYRGDRFEDLKGAYVYGDYQTGTVWGLRYDGEAVTRHEVLAETPLRLVAFGEDRAGELFLLDYEQSNTVYRLVPNPDASKSNRRFPRTLGETGLFASVEDLVPSPGVLPYRINAPFWDDGTEGDRLMALPGTSRIGFEREKLWKFPEGSVLARTVTIDLGASGTRRLETQILHFEDGSWRPYSYRWDDEQAEATLSPPEGETVAFSVADPEVPGGERTVTHRISARSECVLCHNPWAGEGLLFGRQSATPLTANTLQMNVQELDDDEPIDQLRSFERLGLFDGPLPESPEALPRLSNPYDESADLASRARSYLQVNCAHCHRFGAGGSAAMFLTADRPMPETGTLGVRPMQGAFDLDDARIIDPGDPFGSVLYFRMAKLGAGRMPRVGPKRVDDRGVDLMYRWIASLKDDGTTGPPADPFGHLPAEVSGAIARLRGEEPMPVGACAEAFEQATGTVRGALALVRRVDEGSIAGPVAERLVALSREHPRAEVRDLFERFVPESERVERLGDAIEFDALLALAGDADRGRVVFFGNSSQCQNCHRVGGEGRVVGPDLDGIGAKYPKRELLDHIVSPSKQVDPQYVSYILETTTGLIHSGVLVQANDDFAELKDAEGLSIRVEAGEIEQLVPRAESLMPERLLGSLTAQEAADLLEYLSTLREVASP, translated from the coding sequence ATGAGTCGGTTGCTCCGGTCGCTCGGGCTCCTCCCGGTGTTCGTCTCGGTCGCGATGCTCGTCCCCGGCTGGTTCGGGCCCCCGGATCCTCCGGCCGATCCGACCGCGTCCCCCGACCCGGAGGCGTCGGGCCGGGTGCCCTGGACGTCGTCTCGGGTGGTCGGCTCTCCCGAGCCCCCCCGGCCCTACACCGTCGAGGTGGCGTTCCCGAAGCTGACCTTCGACCGGCCGCTGGAGCTGGCCTTCGTGCCCGGCACCGACCGCCTGGCCGTCGCGCAGTCCGGCGGCCGGGTCGTCACCTTCGCCAACGACCCGGGGGCCGATCGCGCCGACCTGTTGCTCGACCTCAAGGCCGTCGAGCCGAAATTCGCCGCGCTCTACGGCCTGGCCTTCCACCCCGACTTCGGGCGGAACGGGCGGTTCTACGCCTGCTACACGGTCGGCTACGCGATCGACGACGGCACGAGGGTCTCCGAGTTCCGGGTCGACCCCGACCGCCGGGATCCCCCCCGGGCCGACCCGGCCAGCGAGCGGATCCTCATCACCTGGTACGCCGGGGGCCACAACGGCGGCTCGCTCAAGTTCGGACCGAAGGATGGATATCTCTACATTTCCGCCGGGGACGGCGCCGACCCGACCCCGCCCGACCCGTTCCTCGCCGGGCAGGACCTGGGCACGCTGATGTCGAAGGTCATGCGGATCGACGTCGACGCGCAGGACCCCGGGCGGGCCTATCGGGTGCCGCCGGACAACCCGTTCGTCGGCCTGGAGGGGGCGCGTCCGGAAGTCTGGGCCTACGGCTTCCGCAACCCCTGGCGGATGGGCTTCGACCGCGAGTCGGGCGACCTGTGGCTCGGCGACGTGGGCTGGGAGCTCTGGGAGCTGGTCCACCGGGTCGAGGAGGGCGGCAACTACGGCTGGAGCCTGATGGAAGGCAGCCAGCCGGTCATGCCCGATGGGCCGAGGGGTCCCACCCCCATCTCTCCGCCGATCGTGCAGCACCCGCACTCCGAGGCGGCCTCGATGACCGGCGGGTTCGTCTACCGGGGCGATCGCTTCGAGGATCTCAAGGGGGCCTATGTCTACGGCGACTACCAGACCGGCACCGTCTGGGGCCTCCGGTACGACGGCGAGGCCGTCACCCGGCACGAGGTCCTGGCCGAGACGCCGCTCCGGCTGGTCGCCTTCGGCGAGGACCGGGCGGGCGAGCTATTCCTGCTCGACTACGAGCAGTCGAACACGGTCTACCGACTGGTGCCGAACCCCGACGCCTCGAAGTCCAACCGCCGGTTCCCCCGGACCCTGGGCGAGACCGGCCTGTTCGCCTCGGTCGAGGACCTGGTGCCGAGCCCCGGCGTGCTCCCCTACCGGATCAACGCGCCCTTCTGGGACGACGGCACCGAGGGCGACCGGTTGATGGCCCTGCCGGGGACCTCCCGGATCGGCTTCGAGCGGGAGAAGCTCTGGAAGTTCCCCGAGGGCTCGGTGCTGGCCCGGACGGTGACGATCGACCTGGGGGCCTCGGGCACCCGGAGGCTGGAGACGCAGATCCTCCACTTCGAGGACGGCAGCTGGCGTCCCTACTCCTACCGCTGGGACGATGAGCAGGCCGAGGCGACCCTGTCCCCCCCAGAGGGGGAGACGGTGGCCTTCTCGGTGGCCGATCCGGAGGTGCCCGGGGGCGAGCGGACGGTCACGCACCGGATCTCGGCGCGGTCGGAGTGCGTGCTCTGCCACAACCCCTGGGCCGGCGAGGGGCTGCTTTTCGGCCGGCAGTCGGCCACGCCGCTGACGGCCAACACCTTGCAGATGAACGTTCAGGAACTCGACGACGACGAGCCGATCGACCAGCTCCGCAGCTTCGAGCGGCTGGGCCTGTTCGACGGGCCGCTGCCCGAGTCTCCCGAGGCCTTACCCCGGCTGTCGAATCCGTACGACGAGTCAGCCGACCTGGCGTCGAGGGCCAGGTCCTACCTCCAGGTCAACTGCGCCCACTGCCACCGCTTCGGCGCCGGAGGCTCGGCGGCGATGTTCCTGACCGCCGACCGACCGATGCCCGAGACCGGCACGCTGGGGGTCCGGCCGATGCAGGGGGCCTTCGACCTCGACGACGCCCGGATCATCGACCCGGGCGACCCCTTCGGCTCGGTCCTCTACTTCCGGATGGCCAAGCTCGGCGCGGGCCGGATGCCCCGGGTCGGCCCGAAGCGGGTGGACGATCGGGGCGTGGACCTGATGTACCGCTGGATCGCCTCCCTGAAGGACGACGGGACGACCGGCCCCCCGGCCGACCCGTTCGGGCACCTGCCGGCCGAGGTGTCGGGGGCGATCGCCCGGCTCCGCGGCGAGGAGCCGATGCCGGTCGGGGCGTGCGCCGAGGCGTTCGAGCAGGCGACAGGCACCGTCCGGGGGGCCCTGGCGCTGGTGCGTCGGGTCGACGAGGGGAGCATCGCCGGGCCGGTGGCCGAGCGGCTCGTGGCGCTGTCGAGGGAGCACCCGAGGGCCGAGGTCCGGGACCTGTTCGAGCGGTTCGTGCCCGAGTCGGAGCGGGTCGAGCGGCTCGGCGACGCGATCGAGTTCGACGCCCTGCTCGCCCTGGCCGGGGACGCCGACCGGGGCCGGGTCGTCTTCTTCGGCAATTCCTCACAATGCCAGAACTGCCACCGGGTCGGCGGCGAGGGCCGGGTGGTCGGCCCGGACCTCGACGGCATCGGCGCGAAGTACCCCAAGCGGGAGCTGCTCGACCACATCGTCTCCCCGTCGAAGCAGGTCGACCCGCAATACGTCTCGTACATCCTGGAGACGACCACCGGGCTGATCCACTCGGGGGTGCTCGTCCAGGCGAACGACGACTTCGCCGAGCTGAAAGACGCCGAGGGGCTGTCGATCCGGGTCGAGGCCGGGGAGATCGAGCAGCTCGTCCCCCGGGCGGAGTCGCTGATGCCGGAGCGATTGCTCGGCTCGCTGACGGCGCAGGAGGCCGCCGACCTGCTGGAGTACCTCTCGACGTTGCGGGAGGTCGCCTCGCCCTGA
- a CDS encoding response regulator: MFPVDADDRNPTVDSLRQALSAATRRADQAEQALEAIYAGEADAILVPAGSGPQVFIREGADRPYRAIVELMAQGVAVCDAEGRVLRSNDALADLLGLPADRVIGRPVAALFDPDSIGHLEALVASARSGSERRDSVLLRLLGPDGATLPAAVGVGTLELDGLDAFLVTVTDLSHQKRDEELLASERLARSIIEQAVDAIVVCDPEGRVLRASREAHRLCGGNPLLRPFVEAFPLRQTGSGPEGSGVSPDAPPLPPAEVFGEEPVRNREVALACGDRRDVLLLNSGPIRDEVGRRLAYVVTMTDVTPQKRAQARLVEADRRKDEFLAMLAHELRNPLAAIAYGVALLRGGGGGAPDDEVAAILERQVAHMRWMVDDLLDVARVERGRIALRPDTVDLGELADQATRAVRPSAEAKGHALALDRLPGPIWVKADATRLEQVIVNLLTNAVKYTPPGGRIRLAIGPDPGAEGRLLISVQDNGLGLTPEMRERVFDLFSQAERSLDRKEGGLGIGLTLVRRLVELHGGKVEVASDGPGLGSTFRVRLPAAEPPDPAERPEEPEDDRAAIGPARHVLLIDDNRDMGTALARLLRAEGHRVDLAHDGPSGLERAEQLRPEVLVVDLGLPGMDGYELARRLRRAPWMADRRLISLSGYGGVEDRKRSITSGFDRHVTKPVDLRRLDRYIRGACDASAGGEAGGVGGPDPAEPGRSTYRILLVEDQQSLAEVARRVLQRIGHEVELAADVPSALEAARRFLPDVILCDLHLNAPMDGLEVARAVRLEPELADARLIAVTGRDGQAARDRSLASGFDLHLTKPVDFTEVDRYVEQARRR; the protein is encoded by the coding sequence GTGTTCCCCGTGGACGCGGATGACCGCAACCCGACCGTCGATTCCCTGAGGCAGGCCCTCTCGGCCGCCACGAGGCGGGCCGACCAGGCCGAGCAGGCCCTGGAGGCCATCTACGCCGGCGAGGCCGACGCCATCCTGGTGCCGGCCGGCTCCGGGCCCCAGGTCTTCATCCGGGAGGGGGCCGACCGGCCCTACCGGGCGATCGTCGAGCTGATGGCCCAGGGCGTGGCCGTCTGCGACGCCGAGGGGAGGGTCCTGCGGTCCAACGACGCGCTGGCCGACCTGCTGGGCCTGCCGGCCGACCGGGTGATCGGCCGGCCGGTGGCCGCGCTGTTCGACCCGGACTCGATCGGCCACCTGGAGGCCCTGGTGGCCTCGGCCCGGTCGGGGTCCGAGCGTCGGGACAGCGTGCTGCTCCGCCTGCTCGGCCCTGACGGCGCGACCCTGCCGGCCGCCGTGGGGGTCGGCACGCTGGAGCTCGACGGGCTGGACGCCTTCCTCGTGACGGTCACCGACCTGTCCCACCAGAAGCGCGACGAGGAGCTACTCGCCTCGGAGCGGCTGGCGCGGTCGATCATCGAGCAGGCCGTCGACGCGATCGTCGTCTGCGACCCCGAGGGCCGGGTGCTCCGGGCCAGCCGGGAGGCCCACCGCCTCTGCGGCGGCAACCCGCTGCTGCGCCCCTTCGTCGAGGCCTTCCCGCTCCGCCAGACCGGATCGGGGCCCGAGGGCTCGGGGGTCTCCCCCGACGCACCCCCCCTGCCCCCCGCCGAGGTGTTCGGCGAGGAGCCGGTCCGGAACCGGGAGGTGGCCCTCGCCTGCGGCGACCGCCGCGACGTGCTGCTGCTCAACAGCGGGCCGATCCGGGACGAGGTCGGCCGTCGGCTGGCCTACGTCGTGACGATGACCGACGTCACGCCCCAGAAGCGGGCCCAGGCCCGGCTGGTGGAGGCCGACCGCCGCAAGGACGAGTTCCTGGCCATGCTCGCCCACGAGCTGCGCAACCCCCTGGCCGCCATCGCCTACGGCGTCGCGCTGCTGCGGGGGGGCGGGGGCGGGGCGCCGGACGACGAGGTCGCGGCGATTTTGGAACGACAGGTCGCCCACATGCGTTGGATGGTCGACGACCTGCTGGACGTGGCCCGGGTCGAGCGGGGCCGGATCGCGCTACGGCCCGATACGGTCGACCTGGGGGAGCTGGCCGACCAGGCGACCCGGGCGGTCCGGCCCTCGGCCGAGGCCAAGGGGCACGCCCTGGCCCTGGATCGGCTCCCCGGGCCGATCTGGGTGAAGGCCGACGCGACCCGGCTGGAGCAGGTGATCGTCAACCTGTTGACCAACGCCGTCAAGTACACCCCGCCCGGGGGCCGGATCCGGCTGGCGATCGGGCCCGACCCGGGGGCCGAGGGGCGGCTGCTCATCTCGGTGCAGGACAACGGCCTGGGCCTGACCCCCGAGATGCGCGAGCGGGTCTTCGACCTCTTCTCCCAGGCCGAGCGGTCGCTGGACCGCAAGGAGGGGGGGCTGGGCATCGGCCTGACCCTGGTCCGCCGGCTCGTCGAGCTGCACGGCGGTAAGGTCGAGGTGGCCAGCGACGGGCCGGGACTGGGCAGCACCTTCCGGGTCCGCCTGCCCGCCGCCGAGCCCCCCGACCCCGCCGAGCGGCCCGAGGAGCCCGAGGACGACCGGGCCGCCATCGGGCCCGCCCGCCACGTGCTGCTGATCGACGACAACCGGGACATGGGCACCGCCCTGGCCCGACTGCTGCGCGCCGAGGGGCACCGCGTCGACCTCGCCCACGACGGGCCGAGCGGCCTGGAGCGGGCCGAGCAGCTGAGGCCGGAGGTGCTGGTGGTGGATCTCGGCCTGCCGGGGATGGACGGCTATGAGCTGGCCCGCCGGCTCCGGCGGGCCCCCTGGATGGCCGACCGCCGGCTGATCTCCCTGTCCGGCTACGGCGGCGTCGAGGACCGGAAGCGGTCGATCACCTCGGGCTTCGACCGCCACGTCACCAAGCCGGTCGACCTCCGCAGGCTCGATCGTTACATCCGGGGGGCCTGCGACGCCTCGGCCGGAGGCGAGGCCGGCGGGGTCGGGGGGCCGGACCCGGCCGAGCCGGGGCGGTCGACCTATCGGATCCTGCTGGTCGAGGACCAGCAGTCGCTCGCCGAGGTCGCCCGCCGGGTGCTGCAACGGATCGGCCACGAGGTGGAACTGGCCGCCGACGTGCCGTCGGCCCTGGAGGCGGCCCGCCGGTTCCTCCCCGACGTGATCCTCTGCGACCTGCACCTCAACGCCCCGATGGACGGCCTGGAGGTGGCCCGGGCCGTCCGGCTCGAGCCCGAGCTGGCCGACGCCCGGCTGATCGCCGTCACCGGCCGGGACGGCCAGGCCGCCCGGGACCGCAGCCTCGCCTCCGGGTTCGACCTGCACCTGACCAAGCCGGTCGACTTCACCGAGGTCGACCGGTACGTCGAGCAGGCCCGGAGGCGATGA